The following coding sequences lie in one Arthrobacter sp. SLBN-122 genomic window:
- the glyA gene encoding serine hydroxymethyltransferase, with protein sequence MQDVLNASLATVDADVAAAVAQELHRQQSTLEMIASENFAPSSVMEAQGSVLTNKYAEGYPGKRYYGGCEHVDVIEQLAIDRVKALFGAEFANVQPHSGAQANAAAMFALLNPGDTILGLSLAHGGHLTHGMKINFSGKLYNVVPYHVRESDLRVDMAEVEALALEHKPKLIVAGWSAYSRQLDFAEFRRIADLVGAYLMVDMAHFAGLVAAGLHPNPVPYADVVTTTTHKTLGGPRGGVILAKEEYAKKINSAVFPGQQGGPLEHVIAAKAVAFKLAAAPEFKERQERVLQGAKLLAERLLQEDVQVAGISVVNGGTDVHLVLVDLRNSELDGQQGEDALHRIGITVNRNAVPFDPRPPMVSSGLRIGTPALAARGFGAAEFAEVADIIATALIASAGTGTLPGDTAVELRNRVAALADKFPLYPHLSADAGRAEAEADLIGAAQ encoded by the coding sequence ATGCAGGACGTACTGAACGCCTCGCTCGCCACTGTCGACGCCGACGTCGCCGCCGCTGTGGCACAGGAACTGCACCGCCAGCAGTCCACCCTGGAAATGATTGCCTCGGAGAACTTCGCTCCGTCCTCCGTGATGGAAGCCCAGGGCTCGGTGCTTACCAATAAGTACGCCGAGGGCTACCCGGGCAAGCGCTACTACGGCGGCTGCGAGCACGTCGATGTGATCGAGCAGCTCGCCATCGACCGCGTGAAGGCACTGTTCGGCGCCGAATTCGCCAACGTGCAGCCGCACTCCGGCGCGCAGGCCAACGCCGCCGCCATGTTCGCGCTGCTGAACCCCGGCGACACCATCCTCGGCCTCTCGCTGGCCCACGGCGGCCACCTCACCCACGGCATGAAGATCAACTTCTCCGGCAAGCTCTACAACGTGGTGCCCTACCACGTCCGCGAATCCGACCTCCGCGTGGACATGGCAGAGGTGGAAGCCCTGGCCCTGGAACACAAGCCCAAGCTGATCGTGGCCGGCTGGTCCGCCTACTCCCGCCAGCTGGACTTCGCCGAATTCCGCCGGATCGCCGACCTCGTGGGGGCCTACCTCATGGTGGACATGGCCCACTTCGCCGGCCTCGTCGCCGCAGGCCTGCACCCCAACCCCGTCCCGTACGCTGACGTGGTCACCACCACCACCCACAAGACGCTGGGCGGCCCCCGCGGCGGCGTCATCCTGGCCAAGGAGGAATACGCCAAGAAGATCAACAGCGCCGTGTTCCCCGGCCAGCAGGGCGGTCCCCTGGAGCACGTCATCGCCGCCAAGGCCGTGGCCTTCAAGCTCGCCGCAGCCCCTGAATTCAAGGAACGCCAGGAACGCGTCCTGCAGGGCGCCAAGCTGCTGGCAGAGCGCCTCCTCCAGGAAGACGTCCAGGTCGCCGGCATCTCGGTTGTCAATGGTGGCACGGACGTCCACCTGGTCCTGGTGGACCTGCGGAACTCCGAACTCGACGGCCAGCAGGGCGAGGACGCCCTCCACCGCATCGGCATCACCGTCAACCGCAACGCCGTACCGTTCGACCCCCGCCCGCCGATGGTTTCCTCCGGCCTCCGGATCGGCACCCCAGCCCTCGCCGCCCGCGGCTTCGGCGCCGCCGAGTTCGCCGAGGTTGCAGACATCATTGCCACAGCGCTGATTGCCTCGGCCGGCACGGGCACCCTGCCCGGGGACACCGCCGTCGAACTCCGCAACCGCGTGGCGGCCCTGGCCGACAAGTTCCCCCTTTACCCGCACCTCTCCGCCGACGCCGGCCGGGCCGAAGCTGAAGCAGACCTGATTGGAGCCGCCCAGTGA
- a CDS encoding GntR family transcriptional regulator: MTENQLAGEGELSLAEQAYRHLRDRLIMLDIRPGEAINDGKLAAELGIGRTPVREALKRLEGDHLVVSYPRRGTFATVVDITELADVSELRESLEPLAARRAAKLATPALRKEIRDTAAAIADMGDEDDPYDLMRYDIKVHRLIYRAAANTHLEDVLIRYDNLATRIWCMVLEKVPSVAAHIAEHVELLEAVADGDSDRAGKLALEHVTSFEQAIRSVL; encoded by the coding sequence ATGACAGAAAACCAGCTGGCGGGAGAAGGCGAGCTCTCGCTCGCCGAGCAGGCCTACCGGCACCTACGGGACCGGCTGATCATGCTCGACATCCGGCCCGGCGAGGCGATCAACGACGGCAAGCTCGCCGCGGAACTCGGGATCGGCCGCACGCCGGTCCGCGAAGCGCTGAAGCGCCTGGAAGGCGACCACCTCGTGGTGTCGTACCCCCGCCGCGGAACGTTCGCCACCGTCGTCGACATCACTGAACTTGCGGACGTCTCGGAACTGCGCGAGTCGCTGGAACCGCTGGCCGCGCGCCGGGCCGCCAAGCTGGCCACCCCTGCCCTCCGCAAGGAGATCAGGGACACGGCGGCGGCTATTGCGGACATGGGCGACGAGGACGATCCCTATGACCTCATGCGGTACGACATCAAAGTCCACCGCCTGATCTACCGGGCCGCCGCCAACACGCACCTTGAGGACGTCCTGATCCGGTACGACAACCTGGCCACCCGCATCTGGTGCATGGTGCTGGAAAAGGTGCCGTCCGTGGCGGCGCACATCGCCGAGCACGTGGAACTGCTGGAAGCAGTGGCCGACGGCGATTCGGACCGGGCGGGCAAGCTCGCCCTTGAGCACGTAACCAGTTTCGAGCAGGCCATCCGCAGCGTGCTGTAG
- a CDS encoding FAD-dependent oxidoreductase gives MTCYGNSSGYLPGFADDEQKIRDWMEDVYTVAPQLRGRVLGVHAQTWQHCFALLSPERASALPELQHPVGWLHFAGDYTSETAGTHGAYSEGERVAAQIRAALKPAR, from the coding sequence CTGACCTGCTACGGAAATTCGTCAGGCTACCTGCCCGGGTTTGCTGACGACGAGCAAAAGATCAGGGACTGGATGGAGGACGTGTACACGGTGGCTCCCCAGCTTCGGGGCCGGGTGCTCGGCGTGCACGCCCAAACCTGGCAGCACTGCTTCGCCCTGCTCAGCCCGGAACGGGCATCTGCCCTTCCCGAACTGCAGCACCCCGTGGGATGGCTGCACTTCGCCGGTGACTATACCTCGGAGACCGCCGGCACCCATGGGGCGTATTCCGAAGGAGAACGAGTAGCAGCCCAGATACGCGCTGCCCTGAAGCCCGCAAGGTAG